CATCTACCAGGCTCAGCCCACAACAAAGTTTGAAAGATCTACGCAACTTACCCAGACTTTCTTATAAACACAGAAAATGGCTTTACTTTCAATTATTACTTTAATTCCGGCAAGGAAACCGAATTTGTACCAAAAGTAAATGGTGCCTCATAGTTGCGAACCGGTGCAAAATCTTTCATGAATTTAATTTGTGAAGCCAGGATTTTTTTGAAATCCGGGTTTTTTTCAGCTTCTTCGGCCATCACTTCACTAATAATGGCTGAGATTTTTTTCATCGAGTCGTCGTCTAAATGGGTGATTTCAGTGCCTGCGGCCAGAAAATCCTTGGTTGCCTTAATATTGCCGTATTCAAACCAGGAACTCATGTAGGCTGTGGTTGCCCGGGAGGCCTGGGTGACCACATCTTTTAAATCATCAGGTAGCTCGTTCCAGGCATTCTGGTTCACGATCACACCCAGTACAATCGCTGTCTGATACCATGCCGGGGCATTCCAGTATTTGGTAATATTTTGAAACCCAAGGGTCCAGTCCACTGTGGCAATGCTGAATTCAGCGCCGTCAACGACTTTACGGGCTACGGACTCGTATACCTCGCTGCCGTCCAGCAGCACCGGGGAGGCGCCTAATTTTTGAAGAATTTTTTGGCCGAAAAGACTGCCCATGCGCAGGCGCAGTCCCTTATAATCCTCGAGGGTCCGGATGGGTTTGTGGGTTCGGATGCCGGCTTCAATGGGGGTAAAATTTTGGAGCAGCCACTTACAGCCATGTTGTCCATAGAGTTCATCATAAAGTGCCTGGCCTCCCCCATGATAAATCCAGAGCATGTAGTCTATCCAGGTCATGCCCATGGGGGTTGTGGCAAGAATGTCAAAGGCGGTGTTTTTACCCACCCAGTAAGAACCAAAATCACCGGCACATTGAATTGTTCCTTTTTTCACGGCGTCCAGATTCTGGTATCCGGGCAGTAACTGTCCTGAAGGATATAATTTAATTTTCAAGCGGCCGTTACTCAAACGATTGACCGTATCACAAAAATACTTATCTCCTTCATAGAGTCCGATGCCCACCGGCCACAAAGAATTGTACTTCCATCGAATCATCTTTTCTTTGGCACACACCATTGACGTTCCGATTAACAGCAGTGCCAGGATCAGACAAATCTGCATTGACTTCCTTTTCATTTCTCCCTCCTCCTAATTTCGTCTATTGTAGACAATTATTGCCTTAGGTTTTCCCTTTGGCCTTTTCTCCCTTAGATTATTAATGTGCTTTTACATTCATATCTGCCTTTTCAACCCGGCTTAAGGTTTTCATCAGCTTTATGCGCTGGTATTCCAAGTGCGCTTTCAATAGATTTTCAGCTTCATCTAATTGGCCTGATTGAATCAACGCCAGCATCTTGGTATGGTCTTTCAGATCTTTGGCGATGGCGCCTGGCTGGAAGAAAAAAAGATACTGGTAGCGTGCAATGTTTGAGGATAATCCCCTGTACCAATGCGTGAGATAGGAATTGTTTGCAGATTCAACCAGTTGAAGATGAAAGTTGGCAAACTTCCAGAACAATGTGTATTTTTGTTCATCATCAACAAATTTTTTAGGAATCTGAACCAAGTTTTGGGTTTCAACTATTTTTTTCAATTCAGGCAGTTCTTTTTTTTCAATGCTTTTTAACTGCTGAACAGCAAAACATTCCACCATTATGCGAAGGTCACATATCTGATTGAAATCCGAACTGCTTAACTCAGTTACAAAAGTACCAATGCGGGGTATGGTTCTAACCAGGCTTTCATTTTGAAGGATGCGAAAGGTTTCTCTTAAAGGCGGTCGACTAACGCCAAGTTCGACGGACAATTTATTTTCGATGAGGCGTTCACCGCCTTGAATCTTTCCAGACACAATCTGCCGCCTTAAAAATTCAAGGATGCTTGTTGAAATATTTTGGTACTTCAGCATAAATTTTTTTCCTTTGAAAAAATTCGGTCTAAAGTAGACTGTAGACAATACCTTGTCAATAAAAACATGCCGCTATTTAATATCTGCTCCGACGATATCGAACTGGTTTGCTATCTTCTGTCTCTTTCATATTTGGGTTGACAAAAAACAAGT
This window of the uncultured Desulfobacter sp. genome carries:
- the dctP gene encoding TRAP transporter substrate-binding protein DctP, translating into MKRKSMQICLILALLLIGTSMVCAKEKMIRWKYNSLWPVGIGLYEGDKYFCDTVNRLSNGRLKIKLYPSGQLLPGYQNLDAVKKGTIQCAGDFGSYWVGKNTAFDILATTPMGMTWIDYMLWIYHGGGQALYDELYGQHGCKWLLQNFTPIEAGIRTHKPIRTLEDYKGLRLRMGSLFGQKILQKLGASPVLLDGSEVYESVARKVVDGAEFSIATVDWTLGFQNITKYWNAPAWYQTAIVLGVIVNQNAWNELPDDLKDVVTQASRATTAYMSSWFEYGNIKATKDFLAAGTEITHLDDDSMKKISAIISEVMAEEAEKNPDFKKILASQIKFMKDFAPVRNYEAPFTFGTNSVSLPELK
- a CDS encoding GntR family transcriptional regulator; translated protein: MLKYQNISTSILEFLRRQIVSGKIQGGERLIENKLSVELGVSRPPLRETFRILQNESLVRTIPRIGTFVTELSSSDFNQICDLRIMVECFAVQQLKSIEKKELPELKKIVETQNLVQIPKKFVDDEQKYTLFWKFANFHLQLVESANNSYLTHWYRGLSSNIARYQYLFFFQPGAIAKDLKDHTKMLALIQSGQLDEAENLLKAHLEYQRIKLMKTLSRVEKADMNVKAH